TAAAACCAGGGTGGCCAACAAGCCAACCGCTAAATTATTTGTCTAAGTGTCAGGGTATCAGCCGCCGAGCAGGGTAATGAACATCCCTGCAGCGATCACCGTGCCGATCACGCCGGCCACATTGGGACCCATGGCATACATGAGCAGATAGTTCTTTTTGTCTGCTTCAGTCCCGACTTTGTGTACGACCCGCGCCGCCATGGGCACGGCCGATACACCGGCGGCCCCCAGCAGGGGATTGATTTTTTCTTTTGACACCAGGTTCATCAGTTTGGCCAGAAGAATTCCTGTGGCCGTGCTCAGGATGAACGCAATGAGACCCAGAATGAAAATAAACAGCACCTTGGGCTGCAAAAAGATGTCTGCGTGCATGGTGGCGCCGATGGGCAGTCCCAGAAAAATGGTGACAATATTCATCAGTTCATTCTGGGCCGCCCCTTTCAACCGTTCCACCACACCGGATTCTCTGAACAGGTTGCCCAGCATGAGCATGGAGATCAATGGGGCGGAGGCCGGAATCAGCAGGATGATCACAAAAGTGGAAATGATGGGAAACAGCAGTTTTTCTCTTTTGCTTACCGGCCGGGGTTTGGCCATGTGCATGGCGCGTTCCGCTTTGGTGGTCAGCAAACGCATGATGGGGGGCTGGATGATGGGTACCATGGCCATATAGGAATAGGCGGCCACGGCACAGGCCCCCATGAGCTGGGGCGCCAGTTTGGAGGCAATAAATATGGTCGTGGGACCGTCAGCCCCGCCGATCATACCGATGGTGGCGGCCTCCATGATAT
Above is a window of Desulfotignum balticum DSM 7044 DNA encoding:
- a CDS encoding sodium ion-translocating decarboxylase subunit beta, whose translation is MGNKLISLLNTTGFVHLTPGMIVMWIIGLVLIYLAIKKQYEPLLLLPIGFGILLVNLPLSGLMDENVGLLWKFYHYGIHWEIIPPLIFLGIGAFTDFGPLMANPRLIFLGAGAQAGVYITFFVSHAMGYDIMEAATIGMIGGADGPTTIFIASKLAPQLMGACAVAAYSYMAMVPIIQPPIMRLLTTKAERAMHMAKPRPVSKREKLLFPIISTFVIILLIPASAPLISMLMLGNLFRESGVVERLKGAAQNELMNIVTIFLGLPIGATMHADIFLQPKVLFIFILGLIAFILSTATGILLAKLMNLVSKEKINPLLGAAGVSAVPMAARVVHKVGTEADKKNYLLMYAMGPNVAGVIGTVIAAGMFITLLGG